Proteins from one Embleya scabrispora genomic window:
- a CDS encoding MMPL family transporter, with protein MTIIVWAIVGLALTAVGQPLMNSVTDSSTGDFLPKKYDSAAAIQIAEKKFDEKPDPNAVTVLVARADGAKLGPQDQKKIADTAAGLSAKRIKAEPEQFAKDFSQTPRYTVGVVAPDGTFQLLTLSLSGNANDTGLQDVYRDARDLAKTDYQAAGFRVGFTGGISSTVDNLDEEKDTEALVGALTMGLIILLNVVVFRSILAAILPLLAVALIGGVATGAVAGSAKLLDIKVDPSVPSLITVVLLGIVVDYFLFLMFRFREELRANPKMDKREAAANTAGRVGNAITCAALTIVAAFATLGIASFGQFKVLGPAIAVSVLVALLGSLTLLPALLAVTGRAMFWPARAWKKERPAGFAARLGENISARPVRYLLGSLVLLGALGAGAVGVKMSYDQHGQPTTNATRTADEISRSLPAGVSDPHTVYVQTKAGGKLDERSLTGLTGALGKVEGVGQVAKPVLNPDKSAARIDVFLAAKADTQKARDLITGPVRGTIAKNTPEGSEAHITGTAAIFADVATAVNKDLKLVFPVAAILIALILFLLLRSLLAPLVLMLAVGLGFVATLGAGTLVFQHMLDRPGVNFTLPLVLFLFVVALGTDYNILMSDRLREEMDKPGPARKAVAEAVRHTAPAIATAGLVLAGSFASLAASPATAEIGFATAVGILLSSMLLSIVLVPSIAAILGRGLWWPRRSNKGHGGGAGAPTAYGRPDADRTLVTEPQMAGGYGPAPYTGQQPYPGQQPYPGQPYQAQQPYPGQPYGQHHRPDSHG; from the coding sequence ATGACGATTATCGTCTGGGCGATCGTCGGTCTCGCCCTGACCGCCGTCGGCCAGCCGTTGATGAACAGCGTCACCGATTCGTCGACCGGCGACTTTCTGCCGAAGAAATACGATTCCGCGGCGGCGATCCAGATCGCCGAGAAGAAGTTCGACGAAAAGCCCGACCCGAACGCGGTGACCGTGCTCGTGGCCCGCGCGGACGGCGCCAAGCTCGGCCCGCAGGACCAGAAGAAGATCGCCGACACGGCCGCCGGCCTGTCCGCGAAGCGCATCAAGGCGGAGCCGGAGCAGTTCGCCAAGGACTTCTCCCAGACGCCGCGTTACACGGTCGGTGTGGTCGCGCCCGACGGGACGTTCCAACTGCTCACCCTGTCGCTGAGCGGCAATGCGAACGACACCGGTCTCCAGGACGTGTATCGGGACGCTCGCGATCTCGCGAAAACCGATTACCAGGCCGCCGGATTCCGGGTCGGATTCACCGGCGGTATCTCGAGCACGGTCGACAACCTGGACGAGGAAAAGGACACCGAGGCACTCGTCGGCGCGTTGACGATGGGTCTCATCATCCTGCTGAACGTGGTGGTCTTCCGCAGCATCCTGGCGGCGATCCTGCCGCTGCTCGCGGTGGCGTTGATCGGCGGTGTCGCCACCGGCGCGGTCGCCGGCAGCGCGAAGCTTTTGGACATCAAGGTCGACCCGTCCGTACCGTCGCTGATCACCGTCGTCCTGCTCGGCATCGTCGTCGACTACTTCCTGTTCCTGATGTTCCGCTTCCGTGAGGAGTTGCGGGCCAACCCGAAGATGGACAAGCGTGAGGCCGCCGCCAACACCGCCGGCCGGGTGGGCAACGCGATCACCTGCGCGGCGCTGACCATCGTGGCGGCGTTCGCCACCCTGGGCATCGCCAGCTTCGGCCAGTTCAAGGTGCTCGGCCCGGCCATCGCGGTCTCGGTCCTCGTCGCCCTGCTCGGCAGCCTCACCCTGCTGCCCGCGCTGCTCGCGGTCACCGGTCGGGCGATGTTCTGGCCGGCGCGGGCCTGGAAGAAGGAGCGTCCGGCGGGCTTCGCCGCCCGACTGGGCGAGAACATCAGCGCGCGTCCCGTGCGCTACCTGCTCGGCAGCCTGGTCCTGCTCGGCGCGCTCGGCGCCGGCGCGGTCGGCGTGAAGATGAGCTACGACCAGCACGGTCAGCCCACCACCAACGCCACCAGGACCGCCGACGAGATCTCCCGCTCGCTGCCGGCGGGCGTGTCCGACCCGCACACCGTCTACGTGCAGACCAAGGCGGGCGGCAAGCTCGACGAGCGTTCGCTCACCGGTCTGACCGGCGCGCTGGGCAAGGTCGAGGGTGTCGGCCAGGTCGCCAAGCCCGTGCTCAACCCGGACAAGTCGGCCGCCCGGATCGATGTGTTCCTGGCCGCCAAGGCGGACACCCAAAAGGCCCGTGACCTGATCACCGGCCCGGTCCGCGGCACCATCGCCAAGAACACGCCCGAGGGCTCCGAGGCGCACATCACCGGAACGGCGGCCATCTTCGCCGACGTGGCCACCGCGGTGAACAAGGACCTCAAGCTGGTCTTCCCGGTCGCCGCGATCCTGATCGCGCTGATCCTGTTCCTGCTGCTGCGCTCGCTGTTGGCGCCGCTGGTGCTGATGCTCGCGGTCGGGTTGGGCTTCGTGGCCACGCTCGGCGCGGGGACGCTGGTCTTCCAGCACATGCTCGACCGCCCCGGGGTGAACTTCACCCTGCCGCTGGTGCTGTTCCTGTTCGTGGTCGCGCTGGGCACCGACTACAACATCCTGATGAGCGACCGGCTCCGGGAGGAGATGGACAAGCCGGGCCCGGCCCGCAAGGCGGTGGCGGAGGCGGTCCGGCACACCGCGCCGGCGATCGCCACGGCCGGTCTGGTCCTGGCCGGCTCCTTCGCCAGCCTGGCGGCCAGCCCCGCGACCGCCGAGATCGGCTTCGCCACCGCGGTCGGCATCCTGCTCTCCTCGATGCTGCTCTCCATCGTGCTGGTGCCCTCGATCGCCGCGATCCTGGGCCGGGGCCTGTGGTGGCCGCGCCGGAGCAACAAAGGGCACGGCGGCGGGGCGGGCGCGCCGACGGCGTACGGCCGGCCGGACGCGGACCGCACGCTCGTGACCGAGCCGCAGATGGCCGGTGGGTACGGGCCCGCCCCGTACACCGGACAGCAGCCCTACCCGGGGCAGCAGCCCTACCCGGGGCAGCCGTACCAGGCGCAACAGCCCTACCCCGGGCAGCCGTACGGGCAGCACCACCGCCCGGACTCCCACGGCTGA
- a CDS encoding L,D-transpeptidase has protein sequence MSTTAAGATSGASAQRPRSRRRIRRALPALAVCVALLGAGACGGGDGKKDGKDTKDDKVAPIAQTRAPDGAPKVSQAVVTILPKDGATEVATDGALKVSASAGKLTQVTVTGSEGGKPVEGTISPDGASWQPAAALRTGTKYAVSATATDAAGLVSALQSSFTTLTPANTNYGVFNIDANETYGVGMIVSLEFTRKVTDKAVVNRSVKVTSEPAVEVEGHWFGNQRLDFRPEKYWKPGTKVTLHLDLDGKQTSPGVYGKQKKDVTFTVGRAQTSVADHTAHTLTITRDGAPLKKLPASLGDAENPSWNGKMTIMSKEPTVHMDSQTVGLAKGVYDIKDVPHGMRLSNTGTYVHGNYWRTDPLPFGKENTSHGCVSLQDVKGGGDPNMNAAWFYKESLIGDVVEVVNSPRKVVDPDNGWSGWAMDWAAWTAAS, from the coding sequence ATGTCGACGACGGCAGCAGGGGCCACATCCGGTGCGAGCGCACAAAGACCCCGCTCGCGACGGCGGATACGCAGGGCCCTGCCGGCACTCGCGGTGTGCGTCGCGCTCCTGGGCGCGGGAGCGTGCGGCGGGGGCGACGGGAAGAAGGACGGGAAGGACACGAAGGACGACAAGGTCGCACCCATCGCTCAGACCAGGGCTCCGGACGGCGCTCCCAAGGTGTCCCAGGCGGTGGTCACGATCCTGCCGAAGGACGGCGCGACGGAGGTGGCCACCGACGGCGCGCTCAAGGTGAGCGCGAGCGCCGGGAAGCTGACGCAGGTCACCGTGACCGGCTCCGAGGGCGGCAAGCCGGTCGAAGGCACCATCTCGCCGGACGGGGCGAGTTGGCAGCCCGCGGCGGCCCTGCGGACCGGCACCAAGTACGCGGTGTCCGCGACCGCGACCGACGCGGCCGGGCTGGTGTCGGCACTCCAGTCCTCGTTCACCACGCTCACCCCGGCGAACACCAACTACGGCGTGTTCAACATCGACGCGAACGAGACGTACGGCGTCGGCATGATCGTCTCGCTGGAGTTCACCAGGAAGGTCACGGACAAGGCGGTGGTGAACCGGTCGGTCAAGGTCACCTCGGAGCCCGCCGTCGAGGTCGAGGGCCACTGGTTCGGCAACCAGCGGCTGGACTTCCGCCCGGAGAAGTACTGGAAGCCGGGCACGAAGGTGACCCTGCACCTGGATCTGGACGGCAAGCAGACCTCCCCGGGCGTCTACGGCAAGCAGAAGAAGGACGTCACCTTCACCGTCGGCCGCGCGCAGACCAGCGTCGCCGACCACACCGCGCACACCTTGACGATCACCCGCGACGGCGCGCCGCTCAAGAAGCTGCCGGCCAGCCTCGGCGACGCGGAGAACCCGTCCTGGAACGGCAAGATGACGATCATGTCCAAGGAGCCCACGGTGCACATGGACTCCCAGACGGTCGGCCTGGCCAAGGGCGTGTACGACATCAAGGACGTCCCGCACGGCATGCGGCTGAGCAACACCGGCACCTACGTGCACGGCAACTACTGGCGTACGGACCCGCTGCCGTTCGGCAAGGAGAACACCAGCCACGGCTGTGTGAGCCTGCAGGACGTCAAGGGTGGCGGCGACCCGAACATGAACGCCGCGTGGTTCTACAAGGAGTCGCTGATCGGGGACGTGGTCGAGGTGGTCAACTCGCCCAGGAAGGTGGTCGACCCCGACAACGGCTGGAGCGGCTGGGCGATGGACTGGGCGGCGTGGACGGCGGCGAGCTGA
- the glgP gene encoding alpha-glucan family phosphorylase yields the protein MRAIRRFTVRTVLPAPLEPLGELAMNLRWSWHAETRALFESIDPDTWAAVGRDPVRLLGTVPNDKLGALADDRRFLARLRVAAEDLHEYLTGPRWYQTLSGTGASLAAPPAAIAYFSPEYGITAALPQYSGGLGILAGDHLKSASDLGVPIVGVGLLYRHGYFRQSLSRDGWQQERYPLLDPNELPLTLLRGADGAPARVVIGLPTGELHARIWKAQVGRVPLLLLDSDIEENEPAEREVTDRLYGGTSEHRLHQEMLLGIGGVRALRAFCEITGHPAPEVFHTNEGHAGFLGIERIREFTGTDGLDFDAALEAARAGTVFTTHTPVPAGIDRFGRDQIQRHFGGDLACPGVPVDRVLALGAETYPDGDPGVFNMAVMGLRLAQRANGVSKLHGRVSRGMFDGLWPGFDTTEVPITSITNGVHAPTWVDGDVTDLIAREAGVELAEDPAAWAAIDRLSAGSLWELRRALRAKLVAEARLRLRESWRQRGAGEAELGWIEGVLDPDVLTIGFARRVPSYKRLTLMLRDQDRLRSMLLHPERPVQIVIAGKAHPADEGGKRLIQDLVRFADGEDVRHRIVFLPDYDIAMAQHLYPGCDVWLNNPLRPLEACGTSGMKAALNGCLNLSILDGWWDEWYDGSNGWAIPTADGITDVDRRDDLEAAALYDLIENSVAARFYDRGPEGLPTRWLEMVRHTLATLGPKVPADRMVKDYVDVLYAPAALSGRAITGSAARELAEWKAHVRRSWPGVRVDHVESGGIGDAPEVGNTLNLRVFVSLGELAPADVEVQVVHGRVDDGDRIVDGTIAPLKAGRRDEHGRWFYEGSLALDRTGPFGYTVRVMPTHPLLAGPAELGLIAIPPESEGFAEGIALR from the coding sequence GTGAGAGCAATCCGCAGATTCACCGTGCGTACGGTTCTGCCCGCTCCGCTGGAGCCACTGGGTGAACTGGCAATGAACCTCCGCTGGTCCTGGCACGCGGAGACCCGCGCCCTGTTCGAGTCGATCGACCCGGACACCTGGGCGGCGGTCGGCCGGGACCCGGTCCGCCTCCTCGGCACCGTGCCGAACGACAAGCTCGGCGCGCTCGCCGACGACCGCCGCTTCCTTGCCCGCCTGCGGGTCGCAGCCGAAGACCTGCACGAATACCTGACCGGACCTCGCTGGTATCAAACCCTCTCGGGCACCGGCGCGAGCCTGGCCGCACCACCGGCGGCCATCGCGTACTTCTCGCCGGAGTACGGCATCACGGCCGCACTTCCGCAGTACAGCGGGGGTTTGGGCATCCTGGCGGGCGACCATCTCAAGTCCGCCAGCGACCTGGGCGTGCCCATCGTCGGGGTCGGATTGTTGTACCGCCACGGCTACTTCCGACAGTCGTTGTCCCGAGACGGTTGGCAGCAGGAGCGGTACCCCCTCCTGGACCCGAACGAGTTGCCACTGACCCTCCTTCGGGGTGCCGACGGTGCACCCGCACGGGTGGTCATCGGACTCCCGACGGGTGAGTTGCACGCGCGGATCTGGAAGGCCCAGGTCGGTCGGGTGCCGCTGCTCCTGCTCGACTCCGACATCGAGGAGAACGAGCCCGCCGAACGTGAGGTGACCGACCGGCTGTACGGCGGCACGAGCGAACACCGCTTGCATCAGGAGATGCTGCTGGGCATCGGCGGGGTGCGGGCTTTGCGGGCTTTTTGCGAGATCACCGGTCATCCCGCGCCGGAGGTCTTCCACACCAACGAGGGCCACGCCGGATTCCTGGGGATCGAGCGCATCCGCGAGTTCACCGGGACCGACGGGCTGGACTTCGACGCGGCCCTCGAAGCCGCCCGGGCGGGCACGGTGTTCACCACGCACACGCCCGTGCCGGCCGGCATCGACCGGTTCGGTCGCGATCAGATCCAGCGGCATTTCGGCGGCGACCTCGCGTGTCCGGGGGTTCCGGTGGATCGGGTCCTCGCACTCGGCGCGGAGACCTACCCGGATGGTGATCCGGGCGTGTTCAACATGGCCGTGATGGGCTTGCGGCTCGCTCAACGGGCCAACGGCGTGAGCAAGTTGCACGGACGGGTCAGTCGGGGCATGTTCGACGGCCTGTGGCCGGGCTTCGACACCACCGAGGTACCGATTACCTCGATCACCAACGGTGTACACGCGCCCACGTGGGTGGACGGCGACGTCACCGACCTGATCGCACGCGAGGCGGGCGTCGAACTCGCCGAGGATCCGGCGGCGTGGGCGGCGATCGATCGGCTGTCGGCGGGCTCGTTGTGGGAGTTGCGGCGCGCGCTGCGAGCGAAGCTGGTCGCCGAGGCGCGGCTGCGGCTGCGCGAGTCGTGGCGGCAACGGGGCGCCGGCGAGGCGGAATTGGGCTGGATCGAGGGGGTGCTCGATCCCGACGTGCTGACCATCGGGTTCGCCCGCCGGGTGCCCTCCTACAAGCGGCTCACCCTGATGCTGCGGGATCAGGACCGGCTGCGCTCGATGTTGCTGCATCCGGAGCGTCCGGTGCAGATCGTCATCGCGGGCAAGGCGCACCCGGCCGACGAGGGCGGCAAACGGCTGATCCAGGACCTGGTGCGGTTCGCCGACGGCGAGGACGTCCGGCACCGGATCGTCTTCCTGCCGGACTACGACATCGCGATGGCGCAGCACCTGTACCCCGGGTGCGACGTGTGGCTGAACAACCCGTTGCGCCCGCTGGAGGCGTGTGGCACCTCCGGGATGAAGGCCGCGCTGAACGGCTGCCTGAACCTGTCCATCCTGGACGGGTGGTGGGACGAGTGGTACGACGGCTCGAACGGGTGGGCGATTCCGACCGCCGACGGGATCACCGACGTGGATCGTCGCGACGACCTGGAGGCGGCGGCGCTCTACGACCTGATCGAGAACTCGGTCGCGGCCAGGTTCTACGACCGGGGCCCCGAAGGACTGCCCACCCGGTGGCTGGAAATGGTCCGGCACACGCTGGCCACGCTCGGCCCCAAGGTGCCGGCGGACCGGATGGTCAAGGACTACGTCGACGTGCTCTACGCGCCGGCCGCGCTGTCGGGTCGGGCGATCACCGGGTCGGCCGCCCGGGAATTGGCCGAGTGGAAGGCGCACGTGCGGCGGTCCTGGCCGGGCGTGCGGGTCGATCACGTGGAGTCGGGCGGGATAGGGGACGCCCCCGAGGTCGGCAACACGCTGAACCTGCGGGTCTTCGTCTCGCTCGGCGAACTCGCCCCCGCCGACGTGGAGGTCCAGGTCGTGCACGGCCGGGTCGACGACGGGGACCGGATCGTGGACGGCACGATCGCGCCGCTGAAGGCCGGTCGCCGGGACGAGCACGGCCGCTGGTTCTACGAGGGTTCGCTCGCGCTGGACCGGACCGGGCCGTTCGGCTACACGGTGCGGGTCATGCCGACGCACCCGCTGTTGGCCGGCCCCGCCGAACTCGGCCTGATCGCGATCCCACCGGAGAGCGAGGGCTTCGCGGAGGGTATCGCGCTGCGCTGA
- a CDS encoding alpha-1,4-glucan--maltose-1-phosphate maltosyltransferase produces MTSSAGKDPGGARAPRAGQVAADEAAARKTTAGRSRAARAAAAPADTTATSTTAKFPARAGKSGRTEGAANAEGNTSGGKDGRDRGGAAGTAGAGRTGRSTKPAKPTAPRIGRIPIIDVEPVVDGGTRPVRAIPGETFSVGATVFREGHDAVAAGVVLRDPRGRAGALTPMVPGTPGTDRMHATITPTAEGLWSYAVEAWGDPIATWRHAAGIKIPAGLEVGLVLEEGAQLLERAAAGVPKKDGRRAVVLAAVDALRDETRTPAERLAAARSADLDEVLARHPLRELVTSSARYPLRVERERALYGAWYEFFPRSEGAVVDPTGVRPPRSGTFRTAMDRLPQVAAMGFDVVYLPPIHPIGTAFRKGPNNTLVAGEHDPGSPWGIGSPEGGHDAIHPDLGTIEDFDAFVARARELRMEVALDFALQVSPDHPWVEKHPEWFRHRADGTIAFAENPPKKYQDIYPIDFDTDYDGLVEETLRVLRHWMAHGVRIFRVDNPHTKPVMFWEQVIATINASDPDVLFLAEAFTRPAMMRTLAKVGFQQSYTYFTWRNGKDELQEYLTELTTGEASAYMRPNFFVNTPDILHAYLQYGGPAAFKVRALLAATLSPTWGVYAGFELYEHVAVKAGSEEYHDSEKYQLRPRDWAGAEREGRSLAPYITTLNRVRRRHPSLQRLRNLTFHHVDDDAVMAFSKRTRVGDVDDLVLVVVNLDPHHTHEATVHLDLPALGLDWQDTFAVHDEFTGAGYRWGRHNYVRLDPAHEPAHLFSVRRNSP; encoded by the coding sequence ATGACCAGTTCGGCTGGGAAGGACCCCGGGGGCGCTCGCGCACCCCGGGCGGGGCAGGTCGCGGCCGACGAGGCCGCGGCACGGAAGACGACCGCCGGAAGGTCGCGGGCCGCACGGGCCGCAGCCGCGCCGGCCGACACCACCGCGACGTCGACCACCGCGAAGTTCCCGGCGCGCGCCGGGAAATCCGGGCGGACCGAGGGCGCCGCGAACGCCGAGGGCAACACCTCCGGCGGCAAGGACGGCAGGGACCGCGGCGGCGCCGCCGGCACCGCGGGCGCCGGACGCACCGGCAGATCGACCAAGCCTGCCAAGCCGACCGCGCCGCGGATCGGGCGGATCCCGATCATCGACGTCGAACCCGTGGTCGACGGCGGCACCCGCCCGGTGCGCGCGATCCCGGGTGAGACGTTCTCCGTCGGCGCCACGGTCTTCCGCGAGGGCCACGACGCGGTGGCCGCGGGCGTCGTGTTGCGCGACCCGCGCGGCCGGGCCGGCGCGCTCACCCCGATGGTGCCGGGCACCCCCGGAACCGACCGGATGCACGCGACGATCACCCCGACCGCCGAGGGGCTGTGGTCCTACGCGGTCGAGGCGTGGGGCGACCCGATCGCGACCTGGCGACACGCCGCCGGGATCAAGATCCCGGCGGGTCTGGAGGTCGGACTCGTCCTGGAGGAGGGCGCGCAACTCCTGGAGCGGGCCGCCGCCGGGGTGCCGAAGAAGGACGGCCGGCGGGCGGTCGTGCTGGCCGCGGTGGACGCGCTGCGGGACGAGACGCGCACACCCGCCGAACGGCTGGCCGCCGCGCGCTCGGCCGACCTGGACGAGGTGCTGGCCCGGCATCCGCTGCGCGAGTTGGTCACCTCCTCGGCCCGCTATCCGCTGCGGGTCGAGCGCGAACGCGCGCTGTACGGCGCCTGGTACGAGTTCTTCCCCCGTTCCGAGGGCGCGGTGGTGGACCCCACCGGCGTCCGCCCCCCGCGCAGCGGCACCTTCCGCACCGCGATGGACCGGCTGCCGCAGGTCGCGGCGATGGGCTTCGACGTGGTGTACCTGCCGCCGATCCACCCGATCGGCACCGCCTTCCGCAAGGGCCCCAACAACACCCTCGTGGCCGGCGAGCACGATCCCGGCTCGCCGTGGGGCATCGGCTCGCCCGAGGGCGGGCACGATGCGATCCACCCGGACCTGGGCACGATCGAGGACTTCGACGCGTTCGTGGCCCGGGCCCGCGAGTTGCGGATGGAGGTCGCCCTCGACTTCGCGCTCCAGGTCTCCCCCGACCACCCGTGGGTGGAGAAGCACCCCGAGTGGTTCCGGCACCGCGCCGACGGAACCATCGCCTTCGCGGAGAACCCGCCGAAGAAGTACCAGGACATCTACCCGATCGACTTCGACACCGACTACGACGGTCTGGTCGAGGAGACGCTGCGGGTGTTGCGGCACTGGATGGCGCACGGCGTGCGGATCTTCCGGGTGGACAACCCGCACACCAAGCCGGTGATGTTCTGGGAGCAGGTGATCGCCACGATCAACGCGAGCGATCCCGACGTGCTGTTCCTGGCCGAGGCGTTCACCCGACCGGCGATGATGCGCACCCTGGCCAAGGTCGGCTTCCAGCAGTCGTACACGTACTTCACCTGGCGCAACGGCAAGGACGAGCTTCAGGAATACCTGACCGAGTTGACCACCGGTGAGGCGTCCGCCTACATGCGGCCCAACTTCTTCGTGAACACGCCCGACATCCTGCACGCCTATCTGCAGTACGGCGGTCCGGCCGCGTTCAAGGTCCGCGCCCTGCTCGCCGCCACGCTCTCCCCCACGTGGGGCGTCTACGCGGGTTTCGAGCTGTACGAGCACGTCGCCGTCAAGGCGGGCAGCGAGGAGTACCACGACTCGGAGAAGTATCAACTGCGCCCGCGCGACTGGGCCGGCGCCGAACGCGAAGGGCGCTCGCTGGCGCCGTACATCACCACGCTCAACCGCGTGCGCCGCCGGCACCCGAGCCTGCAACGTCTACGAAACCTGACGTTCCATCACGTGGACGACGATGCGGTCATGGCCTTCTCCAAGCGCACCCGGGTGGGTGACGTCGACGACCTGGTCCTGGTCGTGGTGAACCTCGATCCGCACCACACCCACGAGGCGACGGTCCACCTGGACCTGCCCGCCCTCGGCCTGGACTGGCAGGACACCTTCGCGGTGCACGACGAATTCACCGGAGCCGGTTACCGCTGGGGTCGGCACAACTACGTGCGTCTCGATCCCGCGCACGAGCCCGCGCATCTCTTCTCGGTCCGGAGGAACAGCCCGTGA
- the treS gene encoding maltose alpha-D-glucosyltransferase: MIVNEPVRDTFDDTPSRDRDPLWFKRAVFYEVLVRSFQDSNGDGVGDLKGLTQKLDYLQWLGVDCLWLPPFFASPLRDGGYDVADYTAVLPEFGDLADFVEFVDSAHKRGMRVVIDFVMNHTSDQHMWFQESRNNPDGPYGDYYMWADDDKAYGDARIIFVDTESSNWTYDPVRKQYFFHRFFGHQPDLNYENPRVQEEMLAGLRFWLDLGIDGFRLDAVPYLFAQEGTNCENLPATHEFLKRVRKEIDDKYPDTVLLAEANQWPEDVVDYFGDGDECHMAFHFPVMPRIFMAVRRESRYPVSEILAGTPSIPDNCQWGIFLRNHDELTLEMVTDEERDYMYKEYAKDPRMRANVGIRRRLAPLLDNDRNQIELFTALLLSLPGSPVLYYGDEIGMGDNIWLGDRDGVRTPMQWTPDRNAGFSTCDPGRLYLPNIMDPVYGYQVTNVEAQMSNASSLLHWTRRMIEVRKQNPAFGLGVYNELTSSNPSVLAFLREFEDDIVLCVHNFSRFAQPTELDLRQFETYEPVELLGGVTFPAIGELPYLLTLAGHGFYWFRLTRGEMTL, from the coding sequence GTGATCGTCAACGAACCCGTCCGCGACACCTTCGACGACACCCCGTCGCGGGATCGCGATCCCCTGTGGTTCAAGCGAGCCGTCTTCTACGAGGTCCTGGTCCGGTCCTTCCAGGACAGCAACGGGGACGGGGTCGGCGACCTCAAGGGACTGACCCAGAAGCTGGACTACCTCCAGTGGCTGGGCGTCGACTGCCTGTGGCTGCCGCCGTTCTTCGCCTCGCCGCTGCGCGACGGCGGCTACGACGTGGCCGACTACACGGCCGTGCTGCCCGAGTTCGGCGACCTCGCCGACTTCGTCGAGTTCGTCGACTCGGCGCACAAGCGCGGCATGCGGGTGGTGATCGACTTCGTGATGAACCACACGAGCGATCAGCACATGTGGTTCCAGGAGTCGCGGAACAACCCGGACGGGCCGTACGGCGATTACTACATGTGGGCCGACGACGACAAGGCCTACGGCGACGCGCGGATCATCTTCGTCGACACCGAGTCGTCCAACTGGACCTACGACCCGGTGCGCAAGCAGTACTTCTTCCACCGCTTCTTCGGCCACCAGCCGGATCTCAACTACGAGAACCCGCGCGTGCAGGAGGAGATGCTGGCCGGCCTGCGCTTCTGGCTGGACCTGGGCATCGACGGCTTCCGCCTCGACGCGGTGCCCTACCTGTTCGCGCAGGAGGGCACCAACTGCGAGAACCTGCCCGCCACCCACGAATTCCTCAAGCGGGTACGCAAGGAGATCGACGACAAGTATCCGGACACCGTGCTCCTGGCCGAGGCCAACCAGTGGCCCGAGGACGTGGTGGACTACTTCGGCGACGGCGACGAGTGCCACATGGCGTTCCACTTCCCGGTGATGCCGCGCATCTTCATGGCGGTGCGCCGCGAGTCGCGCTACCCCGTCTCGGAGATCCTGGCCGGCACGCCGTCCATCCCGGACAACTGCCAGTGGGGCATCTTCCTCCGCAACCACGACGAGCTGACCCTCGAAATGGTCACGGACGAGGAACGCGACTACATGTACAAGGAGTACGCGAAGGACCCGCGCATGCGGGCCAACGTGGGCATCCGCCGCCGGCTCGCGCCGCTGCTCGACAACGACCGCAACCAGATCGAACTGTTCACGGCACTGCTGCTGTCACTGCCGGGCTCGCCCGTCCTGTACTACGGCGACGAGATCGGCATGGGGGACAACATCTGGCTCGGCGACCGCGACGGGGTGCGCACGCCGATGCAGTGGACGCCGGACCGCAACGCGGGCTTCTCCACGTGCGATCCGGGTCGGCTGTACCTGCCGAACATCATGGACCCGGTCTACGGCTATCAGGTCACCAACGTCGAGGCGCAGATGTCCAACGCCTCGTCGCTGCTGCACTGGACCCGCCGGATGATCGAGGTGCGCAAGCAGAACCCGGCCTTCGGGCTCGGTGTGTACAACGAGCTGACCTCGTCCAATCCCAGCGTGCTGGCGTTCCTGCGCGAATTCGAGGACGACATCGTGCTGTGTGTTCACAACTTCTCGCGCTTCGCCCAGCCGACCGAGCTGGATCTGCGGCAGTTCGAGACGTATGAACCGGTCGAGCTGCTCGGGGGGGTGACGTTTCCCGCGATCGGCGAGCTGCCGTATCTGCTCACCCTCGCGGGGCACGGTTTCTATTGGTTCCGCCTCACCCGTGGAGAAATGACGCTGTGA